One Methanobacterium sp. genomic region harbors:
- a CDS encoding IMP cyclohydrolase — translation MYLGRMLAVGSTESGKFVAYRVSSRSFPNRMVNVFEDRAAIVPKEGHEKDVFVNPYIAYNCIRIVDDVAVVTNGSHTDIIAEKIASGMDIRDSIALTLLTMDYEKDELNTPRIAGATTLDGDSYIGIVTSDGIIVEKVKEDQCSYISTYEHTKPNDVEFVCSNAEEAAKFIYGGGKFEEFTNPVDSVAAFAEDNEWKIGSL, via the coding sequence ATGTATCTTGGAAGAATGTTAGCAGTTGGAAGCACAGAATCAGGAAAATTTGTTGCATATAGAGTTTCAAGCAGGTCGTTTCCAAATCGAATGGTAAATGTATTTGAAGACAGGGCCGCAATTGTACCAAAGGAAGGACATGAAAAAGACGTTTTTGTAAACCCTTACATTGCTTATAACTGTATCCGGATCGTGGATGACGTTGCTGTAGTTACAAATGGATCTCATACTGATATTATTGCAGAAAAAATAGCTTCAGGTATGGATATACGAGATTCAATTGCATTAACACTACTTACAATGGATTATGAAAAAGATGAATTAAATACTCCACGTATTGCAGGAGCTACAACATTAGATGGAGATTCTTATATTGGGATTGTTACAAGTGATGGAATCATAGTTGAAAAGGTTAAAGAAGATCAATGCAGTTATATTTCAACATATGAACATACAAAGCCAAATGATGTTGAATTTGTTTGTAGCAACGCTGAAGAAGCGGCTAAATTTATATATGGTGGTGGAAAATTTGAGGAATTCACCAATCCTGTAGATTCAGTAGCTGCATTTGCAGAGGATAATGAGTGGAAAATTGGCTCTTTATAG
- a CDS encoding biopolymer transporter ExbD, which translates to MVLDVNRYKNKVKKNTPRFNMVPFIDVVFTILIFLMVTSSFGAAADQTQSTSGKPQVTQSSGTSEYYLVPVAGLKKVTVNGQDMSSYIRNGAIAVHTKVIDEGEIVIKAKNGEIIITTPQGFPTNKAVKAPS; encoded by the coding sequence ATGGTTTTAGACGTGAACAGATATAAAAACAAAGTGAAGAAAAATACTCCTAGATTTAACATGGTTCCATTTATCGATGTTGTTTTTACAATCCTCATATTTCTAATGGTTACAAGCAGCTTCGGTGCTGCTGCTGATCAGACGCAGTCTACTTCTGGAAAACCACAGGTAACGCAAAGCAGTGGGACATCTGAATATTATCTGGTTCCAGTTGCAGGTTTGAAGAAAGTTACAGTTAATGGGCAGGATATGTCCAGTTATATACGAAACGGTGCAATTGCAGTACATACAAAAGTTATTGATGAGGGAGAAATAGTTATAAAAGCTAAAAATGGTGAGATCATTATAACCACTCCTCAGGGATTCCCGACAAATAAGGCTGTGAAAGCGCCTAGTTAA
- a CDS encoding MotA/TolQ/ExbB proton channel family protein → MIYEFLSGNFGIILEMFQSGGIITYIITIIGVYGFLASLEKIRYLRKISKVSPPLIMGTVNDAMEKGGSLEALRSIGKYQNPVSKIISEALKIGYRNKTEVEDAMERVFIVEMGRMTKGLGTIKMIIEISPLLGLIGTVLGMWYTFRALGMGASSSGMAEGIYIALITTIAGLTVAIILVPLHSYITGKIEDEMDKIEIAKKMTNWNSAVMRIKVVTNPEMAVEALKEAEGIVKVKEIEDYDANVLVALKPSMLEKSIHNIIMEKCNTKAEIIESKLMQ, encoded by the coding sequence ATGATATATGAGTTTTTAAGCGGTAACTTTGGTATTATACTGGAGATGTTCCAAAGCGGAGGAATTATAACCTACATAATAACTATTATCGGAGTATATGGATTTTTAGCTTCCCTTGAGAAAATTCGTTATTTACGCAAGATATCAAAAGTTTCTCCACCATTAATTATGGGAACAGTGAACGATGCAATGGAAAAGGGAGGGTCTCTTGAAGCACTGCGTTCAATAGGCAAATATCAAAATCCTGTCTCAAAAATCATTTCAGAGGCCTTAAAAATAGGTTACAGAAATAAAACCGAGGTTGAAGATGCAATGGAACGTGTTTTTATAGTTGAGATGGGAAGAATGACTAAAGGTCTGGGCACAATTAAAATGATAATTGAAATTTCCCCTCTTTTAGGATTAATAGGAACAGTTTTAGGTATGTGGTACACATTTAGAGCTCTTGGAATGGGCGCAAGCTCATCAGGAATGGCGGAAGGAATTTATATAGCTTTAATTACTACTATAGCGGGACTTACTGTTGCAATAATTTTAGTCCCTCTTCATTCTTATATCACAGGCAAAATAGAAGATGAAATGGATAAAATAGAGATAGCTAAGAAGATGACCAACTGGAACTCTGCAGTTATGAGAATAAAAGTAGTAACTAATCCAGAAATGGCTGTTGAAGCTTTAAAAGAAGCTGAGGGAATTGTAAAAGTTAAAGAAATCGAAGATTATGATGCAAACGTTTTAGTAGCTTTAAAACCCAGTATGCTTGAGAAAAGTATTCACAACATAATTATGGAAAAATGCAATACTAAAGCCGAGATTATTGAAAGTAAATTAATGCAGTAA
- the rnhB gene encoding ribonuclease HII — protein MKIIGIDEAGRGPVIGPLVVCGVAIEDDRLEKLERLELKDSKRLTPGRRKVLARRINKIAESYTVSIEAKDIDNLRAKDVNLNEIEKIAMKKVIGHFEPDVAYIDCLDVKPQRFRDEMESVRENLKVIAEHKAEDKFPIVAAASIVAKVERDSAIDKIRKEYKDVGSGYPSDPKTIAFLKRFTYENLPDFVRRSWATVKKNM, from the coding sequence ATGAAAATAATCGGCATAGATGAAGCGGGTAGAGGCCCTGTAATCGGACCTCTTGTTGTTTGCGGAGTAGCAATTGAAGATGATAGGCTTGAAAAGCTTGAAAGGCTTGAGTTAAAAGATTCTAAAAGATTAACTCCTGGAAGAAGAAAAGTACTTGCAAGGAGAATAAACAAAATTGCAGAATCTTACACTGTTAGCATAGAAGCTAAAGACATCGATAATTTAAGGGCTAAAGATGTCAATTTAAATGAAATTGAAAAAATAGCCATGAAAAAAGTTATAGGGCATTTTGAACCTGATGTGGCTTATATAGATTGTTTAGATGTTAAACCTCAAAGATTTCGCGATGAAATGGAGAGTGTCCGGGAGAATCTCAAGGTTATAGCGGAACATAAAGCTGAAGATAAGTTTCCAATTGTGGCAGCGGCGTCTATAGTTGCTAAAGTTGAACGTGATTCGGCAATTGATAAAATAAGGAAAGAATATAAAGATGTTGGGTCAGGATACCCCAGCGATCCTAAAACAATTGCATTTTTAAAGAGGTTTACCTATGAAAATTTACCTGATTTTGTAAGGCGTTCATGGGCTACAGTTAAAAAGAACATGTAA
- a CDS encoding rod shape-determining protein: MNLFGKKEETEEVRKEGITNTLGIDLGTLNTVVAKPSGDKFDLYKIPSVVAVKKEDPSYVLAVGEDAKLMLGRTPEDIIAVRPLRKGVIESVAQAEALLIYAMDKGAGDSMDHIDRIVIGIPGDASEVEKNAVEEIGRKAGASYVLVISEGLAAAIGAGLPIAEASGTMVIDIGAGSSDIVVISLGGITDIETVRLGGDNIDDNIVEKVKELYNVQIGIHEAEKAKIEVGMVHSGSDIEAIKTTAIGKDMETNKPKEVELDSALVAEAAEPVVVELIEALKVILERMSPELISGVYKETVVVGGTSQLRGLKERIYEEVGVPVEISDDPMTVVAKGAAIVAAEPRALEPEVRLKAMK; this comes from the coding sequence ATGAATCTTTTTGGAAAGAAGGAAGAAACAGAAGAAGTGAGGAAGGAAGGGATAACAAATACCTTAGGAATTGATTTAGGTACACTTAACACCGTTGTCGCAAAACCTTCAGGAGATAAATTTGATCTTTATAAAATACCATCAGTAGTAGCTGTAAAAAAAGAAGATCCATCTTATGTGCTTGCAGTAGGTGAAGATGCAAAATTAATGCTTGGAAGAACACCAGAGGACATTATAGCAGTAAGGCCACTAAGAAAAGGAGTTATAGAAAGTGTAGCTCAGGCAGAAGCTCTCCTTATTTACGCTATGGATAAAGGAGCAGGAGACTCCATGGATCATATTGATAGGATAGTTATAGGTATTCCTGGAGATGCATCTGAAGTCGAGAAGAACGCTGTAGAAGAAATCGGTAGAAAAGCTGGAGCAAGCTATGTTTTAGTTATAAGTGAAGGTCTTGCAGCAGCTATAGGTGCAGGATTACCAATTGCAGAAGCATCTGGTACAATGGTAATTGATATTGGTGCTGGATCAAGTGATATTGTGGTTATCTCTCTTGGTGGAATTACTGATATCGAAACAGTAAGACTTGGTGGAGATAATATTGATGATAACATTGTGGAAAAAGTTAAAGAGTTATACAATGTCCAGATAGGAATTCACGAAGCAGAAAAAGCTAAAATAGAAGTTGGAATGGTCCATTCTGGTTCCGATATTGAAGCTATAAAGACCACTGCAATTGGAAAAGATATGGAAACTAACAAACCAAAAGAAGTTGAATTAGATTCAGCACTGGTAGCAGAAGCCGCAGAACCAGTTGTAGTTGAACTTATTGAAGCATTAAAAGTCATACTTGAGAGAATGTCCCCTGAACTTATATCCGGGGTTTACAAAGAAACCGTAGTTGTTGGTGGAACATCACAACTTAGAGGATTAAAAGAAAGGATATATGAAGAAGTCGGCGTTCCTGTAGAAATTTCAGATGACCCAATGACTGTAGTCGCAAAAGGAGCTGCTATTGTAGCTGCAGAACCACGGGCACTTGAACCAGAAGTACGTCTGAAAGCTATGAAATAA